In Bacillus sp. FJAT-45037, the following are encoded in one genomic region:
- a CDS encoding SulP family inorganic anion transporter: MNLQSIKQTWFGNVRGDVLAGIVVALALIPEAIAFSIIAGVDPMVGLYASFCIAVVIAFVGGRPGMISGATGAMALLMITLIADHGLQYLLAATILTGILQILFGVFKLAKVMKFVPRSVMVGFVNALAILIFTSQFQHFEGATWMMYSLVALTLAIIYILPRFTTAIPSTLVAIIVVTAIVIFGNIGVSTVGDLGTLTQSLPIFLIPSIPLTFETLMIIFPYSLALAVVGILESLLTANIVDDMTDTESNKNKESRGQGYANVVTGFFGGMAGCAMIGQSVINVKSGGTGRLSSLVAGVFLMFLIIVLGGVVVQIPMAALAGVMIMVAIGTFDWGSLKSIHKVPKSDAAVMVVTVGTVVYTHDLSKGVFAGVILSAIFFAAKISKVHVEGIMAQNGKKKIYRIRGQIFFASVNDLPQKFDYKEDIQEVVLDLSESHLWDDSAIGAFDKIETKFEQNNIKVSYTGLNSDSEKLKKKIGGLSKASGH, encoded by the coding sequence TTGAATTTACAATCAATTAAGCAAACGTGGTTTGGCAATGTACGAGGAGATGTATTGGCTGGTATCGTTGTTGCTTTAGCATTAATTCCTGAAGCGATTGCCTTCTCAATCATTGCAGGGGTTGACCCAATGGTAGGGCTTTATGCATCATTTTGTATAGCTGTTGTCATTGCCTTTGTCGGTGGACGTCCGGGAATGATTTCTGGTGCAACCGGTGCGATGGCGCTATTAATGATTACGCTCATTGCTGATCATGGGTTACAGTATTTATTGGCAGCAACGATTTTAACAGGAATTTTACAAATTTTATTCGGTGTGTTTAAACTCGCCAAAGTAATGAAATTCGTTCCACGATCGGTGATGGTTGGTTTCGTTAATGCATTAGCGATTTTAATTTTCACGTCTCAATTTCAACATTTTGAAGGCGCAACATGGATGATGTATTCTCTAGTAGCTTTAACACTAGCAATCATCTATATTTTACCTAGATTTACAACGGCAATTCCATCGACGTTAGTAGCCATTATTGTTGTTACGGCAATTGTCATCTTTGGTAACATTGGTGTAAGTACAGTTGGTGATTTAGGTACTTTGACACAAAGTTTACCAATTTTCTTAATCCCATCAATTCCATTAACATTTGAAACATTAATGATTATCTTCCCATATTCATTAGCTCTTGCTGTTGTTGGTATACTTGAATCATTACTAACAGCTAACATTGTTGATGATATGACGGATACAGAAAGTAATAAAAACAAAGAGAGTCGCGGGCAAGGTTACGCAAATGTTGTCACTGGATTTTTCGGAGGAATGGCAGGTTGTGCAATGATTGGACAATCGGTTATTAACGTTAAATCAGGTGGAACTGGACGTTTATCTTCTTTAGTAGCGGGTGTCTTCTTAATGTTCTTGATCATTGTACTAGGTGGAGTGGTGGTTCAAATTCCAATGGCTGCACTTGCTGGTGTCATGATCATGGTTGCAATCGGGACATTTGATTGGGGCTCGCTGAAATCGATCCATAAAGTGCCAAAGAGTGACGCTGCAGTAATGGTTGTCACGGTTGGTACAGTTGTTTATACGCATGATTTATCAAAAGGGGTTTTTGCAGGGGTTATTTTAAGTGCGATCTTCTTTGCTGCTAAAATTTCTAAAGTACATGTGGAAGGCATCATGGCTCAAAATGGAAAGAAAAAGATTTATAGAATTCGTGGTCAAATCTTCTTCGCATCGGTCAATGATCTTCCACAGAAGTTTGACTATAAAGAAGATATTCAAGAAGTCGTTCTTGACTTATCTGAATCTCATCTTTGGGATGACTCAGCAATTGGTGCATTCGATAAGATCGAGACAAAATTCGAGCAGAATAACATTAAAGTGAGTTATACTGGATTAAATAGTGATAGTGAGAAATTAAAGAAAAAAATTGGGGGCTTATCGAAAGCTTCCGGACATTAA
- a CDS encoding universal stress protein, which translates to MYKKILLAADGSDHSLRAAKQARALVDKNEGTVDIVYVVSGSSSKQDVLHNASKEAIEFKRKEKIQNVQSYFAEEGIRHESHILRGEAGPAIVEFANNGDYDCVVVGSRGLNNLQTMVLGSVSHKIAKRVEAPVLIVK; encoded by the coding sequence ATGTATAAGAAGATTTTATTAGCAGCAGATGGATCTGACCATTCTTTGCGAGCGGCGAAACAAGCTCGAGCTTTGGTTGATAAAAATGAGGGCACAGTTGATATCGTATATGTGGTTAGTGGCTCATCATCCAAGCAAGATGTCCTGCACAATGCAAGTAAAGAAGCCATTGAATTTAAACGCAAAGAAAAGATCCAAAACGTTCAATCGTATTTTGCAGAAGAAGGCATTCGACACGAATCGCATATCTTGCGCGGCGAAGCAGGTCCAGCGATTGTTGAATTTGCTAACAACGGAGATTATGATTGTGTCGTTGTTGGGAGTAGAGGGTTAAACAATCTACAAACAATGGTACTCGGTAGTGTCAGTCACAAGATTGCCAAGCGAGTAGAAGCACCAGTATTGATTGTGAAATAA
- a CDS encoding PAS domain S-box protein translates to MLLLEEGGFLVGFLLLNHNLIVLSIVLSIIIVVVAAFTSIDLVGKMAHQEQYFKRKLWLIIASVTSGLGIWSMHFISMLGFEHTSSHQHYEYSVVFITIVLSILTAAITLVLLGHSQNNNKKRMMISVIFAFGISLVHYIGMFSMLDSVIINGWIIGTAFLIGAILAYFAFHVMERIVQVDGDSHSNKMRAALLLASSSLTIHYLGMYPFVDVTTMFTPRETGNRENVILIYWITTSIFILFTFIIVTAVLDRKAVLHAKKMSDLQASSLYEKNPNLVCSLNKIGELIKVNQAFIDRTGYKKDELINLMFSSLFEQSAQDEVNAAVLEASSGFVRVYSGNMRGKNGKRLQLHVTQLPILYNGRFMGINVIANDVTEQEMVKSQLLISEQTLKSTTQNIAGFSVKFKKVNGEFIHTYFHGELTKRLGLKTEEVVGKALREFASDELDEIKTPYYEKAWQGHAVQYEGDFNGVSYFMSLKPCIEAGEVTEVVGTAIDITDKNSIDNKFRENEELYRSILTTMTEGVIVIDVSGKIITVNEKATLLLQLPYDDFIQMNLLEETHHFVKENEEPLSAAEYPWLRTLQTEVGEHNQIIGFKRDSEMSWFALNTECLYQDDRQKGVIVTFLDITTEREQHQKTIEKKAYLENLIENDPTGILVFDQHGTIVLLNQLFCKMFHLSGQMDQLVGENVLEAIPNYQDSFVDPEAFKQEMESIVEEKTPRKFEEIQLKDGRVLLRDYVPIAIDYQLDVHLWKFSDITDKKQLQLSLRQALEGAQEGTKAKIDFLSNVSHELRTPLNSILGFTQLLEMEIDPELSRSQFDKVQRIKRSGDHLLQLINDMLELTRLDKSMTNLKFETVELHSFVHKTLEMMSPHIDAKRITLINRTPKGSTFEITADPVRLSQVFLNLLMNAVKYNVPGGEIRIEIIEYGGYYTTEFEDTGIGIAIEDQAKIFDHFYRTERVKHEFEGTGIGLSLAKQLVDSMGGSIGVRSAEGVGSCFYVSFPEKRK, encoded by the coding sequence ATGCTATTACTTGAAGAGGGTGGATTTTTGGTAGGTTTTCTCTTATTAAATCATAATTTGATTGTGTTATCGATTGTTCTATCCATCATTATTGTGGTGGTTGCTGCGTTTACTTCGATCGATTTAGTTGGTAAGATGGCTCACCAAGAACAGTATTTTAAGCGGAAGCTTTGGTTGATTATAGCTTCTGTTACATCGGGATTAGGAATTTGGAGTATGCACTTTATTAGCATGCTTGGATTTGAACATACTAGCAGTCACCAACACTACGAATATAGTGTCGTGTTTATTACCATTGTTTTATCTATCTTAACAGCAGCTATCACATTAGTTTTATTAGGTCACTCTCAAAATAACAATAAAAAGCGAATGATGATAAGTGTTATTTTTGCCTTTGGGATTTCGCTCGTTCATTATATTGGAATGTTCTCTATGCTTGACTCAGTAATTATTAATGGCTGGATCATTGGAACAGCTTTTTTAATAGGAGCGATTTTAGCTTATTTTGCTTTTCATGTGATGGAGCGAATCGTACAAGTAGATGGTGATTCTCATTCAAATAAAATGAGGGCGGCTCTGTTATTAGCTTCTAGTTCTTTGACGATCCATTATTTAGGGATGTATCCGTTTGTAGATGTAACGACGATGTTCACACCTAGAGAAACAGGAAATCGGGAGAATGTGATTCTTATTTATTGGATTACGACTTCTATTTTTATCCTTTTCACATTTATTATCGTAACGGCAGTTTTAGATCGTAAAGCGGTCTTGCATGCGAAAAAAATGAGTGATTTACAGGCAAGTTCGTTGTATGAAAAGAATCCAAATTTGGTGTGCTCATTAAACAAAATTGGAGAATTAATTAAAGTTAATCAAGCGTTTATCGATCGTACCGGATATAAAAAAGATGAATTAATTAATCTCATGTTTTCCTCTCTTTTTGAACAAAGTGCTCAGGATGAAGTGAATGCAGCCGTTCTAGAGGCGAGTTCTGGTTTTGTTCGTGTGTATTCAGGAAACATGAGAGGAAAGAATGGGAAGCGTTTGCAACTTCATGTGACCCAATTACCTATCCTCTATAATGGTCGATTTATGGGGATTAATGTGATTGCCAACGATGTGACTGAGCAAGAGATGGTAAAGAGTCAACTACTCATTAGTGAACAAACGTTAAAAAGTACGACTCAGAATATTGCTGGCTTCAGCGTGAAATTCAAAAAAGTGAATGGAGAGTTTATTCACACCTACTTTCATGGTGAACTGACAAAACGACTCGGTTTAAAAACAGAGGAAGTTGTCGGGAAAGCTCTAAGGGAGTTTGCCTCAGATGAACTAGACGAGATCAAAACTCCTTATTATGAAAAGGCATGGCAAGGACATGCTGTTCAGTATGAGGGAGACTTCAATGGTGTTAGTTATTTTATGTCACTTAAACCATGCATTGAAGCTGGAGAAGTCACTGAAGTTGTCGGTACTGCAATTGATATTACAGATAAAAATTCGATCGATAATAAATTTAGAGAAAATGAAGAATTGTATCGATCGATTTTAACAACGATGACAGAAGGTGTTATTGTTATTGATGTATCAGGGAAAATCATTACAGTGAATGAAAAAGCGACACTGTTGTTACAATTGCCTTACGATGACTTTATTCAGATGAACCTTCTAGAAGAAACACATCATTTTGTTAAAGAGAATGAAGAACCATTATCGGCCGCTGAGTACCCGTGGTTAAGAACGCTTCAAACGGAAGTAGGAGAACATAATCAAATCATCGGGTTTAAACGAGATTCAGAGATGAGTTGGTTTGCACTTAATACAGAGTGTCTATATCAAGATGATCGCCAAAAAGGGGTCATTGTGACCTTCTTAGATATTACGACAGAGAGAGAACAACATCAAAAAACAATAGAGAAGAAAGCCTATTTAGAAAATCTAATAGAAAATGATCCAACAGGTATCCTCGTTTTTGATCAACATGGTACAATCGTTCTGTTGAATCAATTGTTTTGTAAGATGTTCCATTTGTCCGGACAAATGGATCAACTAGTAGGGGAAAATGTATTAGAGGCTATTCCTAACTATCAAGATTCATTTGTTGATCCTGAAGCTTTTAAGCAAGAAATGGAGTCAATTGTAGAGGAGAAAACCCCTCGGAAATTTGAAGAAATTCAATTAAAAGATGGACGAGTACTTCTAAGAGATTACGTACCGATTGCGATCGACTATCAATTGGATGTTCATTTATGGAAATTTAGTGATATTACCGACAAGAAACAATTGCAATTGTCATTACGTCAAGCTTTAGAAGGTGCGCAAGAGGGAACAAAGGCTAAAATTGATTTCCTTTCAAATGTTTCCCATGAATTAAGAACACCATTGAATAGCATTTTAGGATTTACTCAGTTACTTGAGATGGAAATTGACCCTGAGTTATCTCGATCGCAATTTGATAAAGTACAACGGATTAAGCGATCAGGGGATCATTTACTTCAATTAATTAATGACATGCTAGAGTTAACAAGATTAGATAAAAGCATGACCAATTTAAAGTTTGAAACGGTGGAACTTCACTCGTTTGTTCATAAAACACTTGAAATGATGAGCCCACATATCGACGCCAAAAGAATAACGTTAATCAATCGCACGCCTAAAGGTTCGACATTTGAAATCACCGCCGATCCGGTGAGGCTGAGTCAGGTATTTCTTAACCTATTAATGAATGCTGTGAAGTATAATGTTCCAGGTGGCGAAATCCGAATAGAGATTATTGAATACGGTGGTTATTATACGACTGAATTTGAAGATACAGGGATTGGAATTGCCATAGAAGATCAAGCTAAAATATTCGACCATTTTTATCGAACTGAACGAGTTAAACATGAATTTGAAGGGACTGGCATTGGATTGTCTCTTGCTAAACAACTCGTTGACTCGATGGGTGGCAGCATAGGTGTTCGTAGTGCTGAAGGAGTAGGAAGCTGTTTTTATGTTTCCTTTCCAGAAAAGAGAAAATAA
- a CDS encoding LytR/AlgR family response regulator transcription factor codes for MGKINTIIVDDNQDSREIIAAFLKNLPTIHVVAELKDGEELLNFISSQGQEPVHLVLADIGMPKLDGMEASKLCLTFAPNLKFIFITGFDHYAVEAFNVAAVDYIVKPIQRERLYEAIQKAVTILTLEEQNQSSQVSKQSKLIVKKGKNTFYIRLDHILFIEKKGKDTMVHTKVGLFETLESLETIERSINDSSFFQTHRSFIVNLNKVLSVEASGKTYLVHFEEYAEVAHISKLKINQFQALIK; via the coding sequence ATGGGAAAAATTAACACAATTATTGTCGATGATAATCAGGATTCAAGAGAAATTATTGCAGCCTTTTTGAAAAATCTCCCAACTATTCATGTAGTGGCAGAATTAAAAGATGGAGAGGAACTACTTAACTTTATCTCTTCACAAGGCCAAGAGCCTGTCCACCTTGTTTTAGCGGACATTGGAATGCCTAAGCTAGATGGGATGGAGGCGAGTAAACTTTGCTTGACGTTCGCTCCGAATCTTAAGTTTATCTTTATTACGGGATTTGACCATTACGCCGTTGAAGCATTTAATGTAGCGGCTGTTGATTATATTGTGAAACCTATACAAAGAGAGCGACTGTATGAAGCCATTCAAAAAGCGGTGACAATCCTAACTCTTGAAGAACAAAATCAGTCGTCTCAAGTAAGTAAACAAAGTAAACTTATTGTCAAAAAAGGAAAAAACACGTTTTATATTCGTTTAGATCATATCTTGTTTATTGAGAAAAAAGGCAAAGATACGATGGTCCATACGAAGGTAGGTTTATTTGAGACACTTGAGTCATTAGAGACGATCGAACGATCCATTAATGATTCATCGTTTTTTCAAACCCATCGTTCTTTCATTGTGAATCTAAATAAAGTATTGTCCGTTGAAGCTTCTGGAAAAACATACTTGGTGCATTTTGAAGAGTATGCGGAAGTGGCGCACATCTCGAAACTGAAGATTAATCAATTTCAAGCATTGATTAAATAA
- a CDS encoding HD domain-containing phosphohydrolase → MGQLIHTNHSSDNEYDFNQIGFLFTMQEKVPEIDRLFNESLAAVMMYSVDQDFLLEDKLTLELADKMFQIILSHSTVKTSLLALKQKDNNTYYHSFHVFLLSAYLAKALEIDNIPLFLAGCLLHDIGKLFISDDILLKDSKLTWDEFTSMKEHSCFGQKWVAKNLAVSLIEELALSHHERMDGSGYPNQLTAEEIVYEVKCLMVIDVLSALTLSRAYREPISTHRALEIILIDGAKFDSQLVTRIINTLKHYPKHSIVKVNHNSSLYRVVDDHKLVSKLTSDESVSIQIDAEDTIDQFLYWDYEYYELEQEKIEWEQYIQSVLSGNQWAALKWYEKLTDGLCVEEIFERIVSKTIVDISECQGISESLKLVGYQTIQDLVTLKSVHYMRDQQSKGNILLTNIGCDQHTLGLKLVADTLRVNGWEVHLCLTEQSLEDLLDYTEQLNITMVGFSVTMHEQVELLHDYAKRLKMLNPALTLFAGGQSIKEGIIPEIDYVIKDLSQLSMKLETSV, encoded by the coding sequence ATGGGTCAATTAATTCATACAAATCATTCGAGCGACAATGAATATGACTTCAATCAAATCGGTTTCCTTTTCACTATGCAAGAAAAAGTTCCAGAGATCGATCGGTTATTCAATGAAAGTTTAGCAGCAGTCATGATGTATTCTGTTGATCAAGATTTCCTATTAGAAGACAAGTTGACGTTGGAATTGGCTGATAAGATGTTTCAGATAATTCTGTCTCATTCAACCGTGAAAACCTCCTTACTAGCATTAAAACAAAAGGATAATAACACCTACTATCATTCATTTCATGTCTTTTTACTTAGTGCTTATCTTGCAAAAGCGTTAGAGATCGATAACATTCCATTATTCCTTGCAGGCTGTCTCCTTCACGATATCGGCAAACTTTTTATTTCAGATGACATCTTACTAAAAGATAGTAAGCTCACGTGGGATGAGTTCACATCGATGAAAGAGCATTCATGCTTTGGTCAGAAATGGGTGGCAAAGAACTTAGCTGTCTCGTTAATTGAGGAACTTGCCTTATCCCATCATGAACGAATGGATGGATCGGGTTATCCGAATCAATTAACAGCAGAAGAGATCGTATATGAAGTGAAATGCTTGATGGTCATAGATGTTCTTTCAGCTTTGACGTTAAGTCGAGCCTACCGAGAACCTATCAGCACACATCGTGCATTAGAGATTATCCTAATTGACGGTGCTAAATTCGATTCACAACTAGTTACGCGCATAATTAATACATTAAAACACTATCCTAAACATTCGATCGTTAAAGTGAATCATAATTCCTCTCTTTATCGGGTCGTTGATGATCATAAGTTGGTGAGCAAACTAACAAGTGATGAAAGCGTTTCCATTCAAATAGATGCAGAAGATACAATAGACCAATTTTTATACTGGGATTATGAATACTATGAACTGGAACAAGAAAAAATCGAATGGGAACAATATATTCAGTCGGTCTTAAGTGGTAATCAATGGGCTGCATTAAAATGGTATGAGAAGCTAACCGACGGATTATGTGTGGAAGAAATTTTTGAACGAATTGTCTCGAAAACGATTGTTGATATTAGTGAATGTCAAGGGATCTCAGAATCTCTAAAGTTAGTGGGCTATCAAACGATCCAAGATCTAGTGACATTAAAGTCTGTACACTATATGAGAGATCAACAGTCAAAAGGGAATATTTTATTAACGAATATCGGCTGTGACCAGCATACCCTTGGACTTAAACTTGTGGCCGATACACTTCGAGTGAATGGGTGGGAGGTCCATCTATGCTTAACGGAGCAAAGCTTAGAGGATCTTCTAGACTACACTGAACAACTAAATATCACAATGGTTGGATTTTCTGTGACCATGCACGAGCAGGTGGAGTTATTGCATGATTATGCCAAACGATTAAAAATGCTAAATCCCGCACTAACCCTTTTTGCGGGAGGACAATCAATTAAAGAGGGCATCATACCAGAAATAGACTATGTGATAAAGGATTTATCGCAATTGTCGATGAAACTTGAAACGTCTGTCTGA
- a CDS encoding ATP-binding protein — translation MRQFINKLFIRRNSRTMKGDRTRHLTYRELEDELKREYLAHQISLYYRSNDSTIMYWSEQMLQWANEGCDIPRSIQSSDVIEEMREAMYKAYKKNRADLFASQKDQTRKKFILTTSEARWKIYRDVIYAATQGKLLLCSAEEVQVPQGHEQIFSGEIKKRSDIPNHRNEVKNLLEQRMVQSSKMMNILLVLSEAMTNVIKHAERGNVAVFLNEESKKMYVIVEDSGPGFPLESLPKKTLLAGYSTKKSLGQGFSLMMRMTKEVLLHTSPTGSTIVLMFDL, via the coding sequence GTGAGACAGTTTATAAATAAATTATTCATTCGTCGCAACAGTCGAACTATGAAGGGTGACCGAACTCGTCATTTAACGTACCGAGAACTAGAGGACGAACTGAAACGGGAATATTTAGCTCATCAAATAAGCTTGTATTATCGTTCGAATGACTCGACTATTATGTACTGGAGTGAGCAAATGTTGCAGTGGGCCAATGAAGGTTGTGACATTCCGCGTTCCATTCAATCGAGTGATGTGATTGAAGAGATGAGAGAGGCGATGTATAAGGCCTACAAAAAAAACCGAGCGGATTTGTTTGCTAGCCAAAAGGATCAGACGAGAAAGAAATTCATCTTAACGACAAGTGAAGCAAGATGGAAAATTTATCGTGACGTCATCTATGCCGCAACTCAAGGAAAGTTGTTGTTGTGCTCTGCAGAAGAAGTACAAGTGCCCCAAGGCCATGAGCAGATTTTTTCAGGCGAAATTAAGAAGCGTTCGGATATCCCTAACCATAGAAATGAAGTGAAAAATTTACTTGAACAGAGGATGGTCCAGTCTTCCAAGATGATGAACATTTTGTTAGTGCTCTCAGAAGCGATGACTAATGTGATCAAACACGCGGAAAGAGGCAATGTGGCTGTCTTTCTAAACGAAGAAAGTAAGAAAATGTATGTGATTGTTGAGGATTCGGGTCCAGGATTTCCGTTAGAAAGTTTACCTAAAAAAACACTTCTGGCAGGGTATTCCACTAAAAAATCATTAGGGCAAGGGTTTTCATTAATGATGCGTATGACCAAAGAAGTGCTACTCCATACATCGCCCACTGGTTCAACGATTGTTCTTATGTTTGATTTATAG
- a CDS encoding HAMP domain-containing protein: MRRKTIMFQLLVKVGLFLTALALILLIIGYSFLTDRIDDEQREQIYTATTIVKHAMESTQHSAETIERMIEEKLYSSAKGITRDLRGNEIEEISAEELSLLANSWDVDEISLWIRVEDDIVIANSSDETQLEMSSRDWGYWFTAFDQLMSLEEVTIEEGQSFDQFWVGPVSRAEKFDHIYYKFAYYFDGTTDFMINAFISDEEIYKQTFESGPTQMIEKILEANTNISEVAVVNVEAWLKGDENDIVEPATDLPILYGSHSIEHEEDETLFLETLQTNQQQSIEFTEAGVPFKKVYLPLAEQRVMTISMNVERQKEIRDQFVSLFIVTCLGSGIILFVLFHFVVRRQLKPLDQIVKHINQVASGDLTTTLILDEQNELDILAEQTNQMTEQLNLLLKELQDKSHSLVIVASLLAKQVYGSVKTMEETSTVMMSESKELLFDSSMMLEHLEKLIDVVDRSNLDEVGNSTDVVSNEEMKMLLIDVKQNVMSLHQVTKDHSFQTTELSFMFYDTLEELNEALTRIDHLALELNEKIRFFKVSDN, translated from the coding sequence ATGAGAAGAAAGACAATAATGTTTCAATTACTCGTGAAGGTGGGTCTTTTTCTTACCGCATTAGCTCTAATTCTATTAATAATTGGATATTCATTTTTAACAGACAGAATTGATGATGAACAAAGGGAGCAGATTTATACGGCGACGACGATTGTTAAGCATGCAATGGAGTCGACTCAACATTCAGCTGAGACAATCGAGCGGATGATTGAAGAAAAGTTATATTCCTCAGCAAAAGGAATAACGAGAGATTTGCGAGGAAATGAAATAGAAGAGATTTCAGCAGAAGAGTTAAGTCTTCTAGCAAATAGTTGGGATGTCGATGAGATTTCTCTGTGGATACGTGTAGAAGACGACATTGTCATTGCCAACTCATCAGATGAGACTCAACTAGAAATGAGTTCGAGAGATTGGGGGTATTGGTTTACTGCTTTTGATCAATTAATGTCTTTGGAAGAAGTAACCATAGAAGAAGGACAAAGCTTTGATCAATTTTGGGTAGGTCCGGTATCACGGGCAGAGAAATTTGATCACATCTATTATAAATTTGCCTATTACTTTGATGGAACGACAGATTTTATGATCAATGCCTTTATCTCAGATGAGGAAATTTACAAACAGACCTTCGAGTCAGGGCCTACGCAGATGATCGAGAAGATACTTGAGGCGAATACAAATATTTCAGAAGTCGCTGTAGTCAATGTTGAAGCATGGCTTAAGGGCGATGAGAATGATATTGTCGAACCTGCGACAGATCTTCCTATTTTGTATGGTAGCCATTCGATAGAACATGAAGAAGACGAAACCCTCTTTCTAGAAACTCTGCAGACGAATCAACAACAGAGTATCGAGTTCACAGAGGCAGGAGTGCCTTTTAAGAAGGTATATCTACCACTTGCCGAACAACGTGTGATGACGATCTCAATGAATGTTGAACGTCAAAAAGAAATAAGAGATCAGTTTGTTTCGTTATTTATCGTGACATGCTTAGGCTCAGGCATTATCTTGTTCGTGTTGTTTCACTTTGTAGTTAGAAGACAGTTAAAACCACTTGATCAAATCGTGAAACATATTAATCAGGTGGCCAGTGGAGATTTAACGACAACCTTAATTCTCGATGAACAAAATGAGTTAGATATTTTAGCTGAGCAAACAAATCAGATGACAGAACAGTTAAATTTATTACTGAAGGAATTGCAAGATAAGTCTCATTCATTAGTCATTGTAGCCAGTTTATTGGCCAAGCAAGTTTACGGGTCAGTGAAAACGATGGAAGAGACATCAACCGTAATGATGTCTGAATCAAAAGAACTTTTATTCGATAGTTCAATGATGTTAGAACACCTAGAAAAATTGATTGATGTTGTCGATCGATCTAATTTAGATGAGGTAGGCAACTCAACGGATGTTGTTTCAAACGAAGAGATGAAGATGTTATTGATTGATGTGAAGCAAAACGTGATGTCATTGCATCAAGTGACTAAAGATCATTCGTTTCAAACGACAGAGCTATCATTTATGTTTTACGATACACTCGAAGAATTAAACGAAGCTTTAACACGTATCGATCATTTAGCATTAGAGCTAAACGAAAAGATAAGATTCTTTAAAGTGAGTGATAACTAA
- a CDS encoding STAS domain-containing protein produces the protein MNLLINREEVGSSLTLHLLGVMDISTTGTLDAIINDIHQDIEEVVIDFSGVEFMDSTGVGSIMNAIFLADSMSFTLKLRGMNDMIDEILEMVGVYKVLESVVGGGE, from the coding sequence ATGAATCTTTTAATCAATAGAGAAGAAGTTGGGAGCAGCTTAACACTTCATCTTCTTGGTGTAATGGATATATCAACAACGGGAACACTTGATGCCATCATTAATGACATTCATCAAGATATCGAAGAGGTTGTAATAGATTTTTCAGGGGTGGAGTTTATGGATTCAACAGGCGTTGGATCAATTATGAACGCTATTTTTCTAGCGGATTCCATGTCATTCACTCTTAAACTTAGAGGGATGAATGACATGATAGATGAAATTCTTGAAATGGTTGGGGTTTATAAAGTATTAGAGTCAGTTGTGGGAGGGGGAGAGTAA
- a CDS encoding PP2C family protein-serine/threonine phosphatase, which translates to MYYSEFTHPKDTRLNDGSSLEKTLQREINLAKNIQSKLLNAPIPKMEKGEVIGSSLPARLIGGDYYDFYPLMNGKIRIVIGDVMGKGIPAAMLMILTRGAFRTAAESNSSPGETLASMNQALYNDLRTLKSFVTLFCADWDPVSNQLTYANAGHNMPLFINGEAGEVNGLPKVSGIMVGGLKNQTYEQKSIRLQSNDTVFFYTDGIIEAQNNQGEQFQLIRLMNVLQEHYNNGVGEIEKNVLSSIEFFTEGAAQKDDITMVVLKLTYEESKITSLNSPVIHV; encoded by the coding sequence ATGTATTACAGTGAATTTACACATCCAAAGGATACGCGATTGAATGATGGGAGCAGCTTAGAAAAAACATTACAACGAGAAATCAATTTAGCGAAAAATATTCAATCGAAACTACTCAATGCTCCGATCCCTAAAATGGAAAAAGGCGAAGTAATCGGTTCATCGCTTCCGGCTCGATTAATTGGTGGCGATTATTATGATTTTTACCCCTTAATGAACGGGAAGATTCGCATAGTAATTGGAGATGTGATGGGGAAAGGAATACCGGCAGCGATGCTAATGATTCTGACACGAGGAGCTTTCCGTACAGCCGCAGAAAGTAATTCAAGCCCAGGTGAAACTCTAGCCTCTATGAATCAAGCGCTTTATAACGATTTACGCACATTAAAATCATTTGTGACATTATTTTGTGCCGATTGGGATCCTGTATCTAATCAATTAACGTACGCTAATGCTGGTCATAATATGCCGCTTTTTATTAATGGCGAAGCAGGTGAAGTTAACGGGCTGCCAAAAGTGTCAGGCATTATGGTTGGAGGATTAAAGAATCAAACCTATGAACAAAAATCAATACGTCTTCAATCAAATGACACCGTATTCTTTTACACAGATGGGATCATCGAAGCGCAAAATAATCAAGGAGAGCAATTTCAACTTATACGGCTAATGAATGTGTTGCAAGAGCATTACAACAATGGGGTCGGAGAGATTGAGAAGAATGTCCTTTCATCGATTGAATTCTTTACAGAAGGCGCGGCTCAAAAAGATGATATTACGATGGTTGTCTTGAAGCTGACATATGAAGAATCTAAGATTACAAGCCTCAATTCTCCAGTAATCCATGTATAG